In Fibrobacter sp. UWB2, the following are encoded in one genomic region:
- a CDS encoding ATP-dependent 6-phosphofructokinase, which yields MTQDDIIKNPLDYDLSIETVGKGTLKSPMNGVPFVSENDKVSLTTDVNLISEYLAKGIPVPSLEVAGPRQTIFHDPAWTRAGIVTCGGLCPGLNNVIKGLVQVLWFDYGVRNIFGIPYGYRGLNPNYGYSPIVLDPDVVDAIQEDGGTILGSSRGMQDPAIMVDTLMRLNINVLFCIGGDGTLRGAHAIAEEVKKRKQPISIIGIPKTIDNDLNLIDRTFGFETAVLSATDVITSAHIEANGAFNGLGLVKLMGRDSGFIAAYASLATTVVNICLVPEVPFTLDGLFKALESRYASGKTHAVIAVAEGAGQELFKNQEERRDASGNILKNDIGEFLTHKIKEHFDSVGKEINIKYFDPSYTVRSIPAKGTDAIFCFQLAENAVHAGMAGKTDMVVGSMNNVFSHVPIEYAVSERKKINPNGPLWHAVLGITRQQDYFSGKGKRSK from the coding sequence ATGACTCAGGACGACATCATCAAGAATCCGTTGGATTATGATCTTTCCATTGAAACCGTTGGCAAGGGTACGCTTAAGTCCCCGATGAACGGCGTTCCTTTCGTTTCGGAAAACGACAAGGTCAGCCTAACCACTGACGTCAATCTCATCTCTGAATACTTGGCGAAGGGCATCCCGGTACCCTCTCTCGAAGTGGCCGGCCCTCGACAGACAATTTTCCACGACCCCGCCTGGACACGTGCAGGTATCGTCACTTGCGGTGGCCTCTGCCCCGGTCTTAACAACGTGATCAAGGGCCTTGTACAAGTGCTCTGGTTCGACTACGGCGTGAGGAACATCTTCGGTATCCCGTACGGCTACCGCGGCCTGAACCCGAATTACGGTTACTCCCCCATCGTGCTGGACCCGGATGTGGTCGACGCCATCCAGGAAGACGGCGGTACGATTCTCGGTAGCTCCCGTGGCATGCAGGACCCGGCCATCATGGTCGATACGCTCATGCGTTTGAACATCAACGTGTTGTTCTGCATCGGCGGTGATGGTACGCTCCGCGGCGCACATGCCATTGCCGAAGAAGTCAAGAAGCGCAAACAGCCCATCTCGATTATCGGCATCCCGAAGACAATCGATAACGACTTGAACTTGATCGACAGGACGTTCGGTTTTGAAACCGCCGTGCTCAGCGCCACAGACGTAATTACCAGCGCTCACATCGAAGCTAACGGCGCATTCAATGGTCTTGGCCTCGTGAAGCTCATGGGTCGCGACTCCGGCTTTATCGCCGCGTATGCATCGCTTGCAACAACCGTCGTGAACATCTGCCTCGTTCCCGAAGTTCCCTTTACGCTTGACGGGCTCTTCAAGGCTCTCGAAAGCCGTTACGCCAGCGGCAAGACTCATGCCGTGATTGCCGTCGCCGAAGGCGCCGGACAGGAACTTTTCAAGAACCAGGAAGAACGCAGAGATGCAAGCGGTAACATTCTGAAGAACGATATCGGAGAATTCCTGACCCACAAGATTAAGGAACATTTCGATAGCGTCGGCAAGGAAATCAACATCAAGTACTTTGACCCGAGCTACACGGTGCGTAGCATCCCCGCCAAGGGCACAGACGCCATTTTCTGCTTCCAGCTCGCTGAAAACGCAGTACATGCAGGCATGGCAGGCAAGACGGACATGGTCGTTGGCAGCATGAACAACGTTTTCTCGCACGTGCCTATCGAATACGCCGTGAGCGAACGCAAGAAAATCAACCCCAACGGACCCCTTTGGCACGCCGTTCTCGGTATCACGCGCCAGCAGGACTATTTCTCCGGCAAGGGCAAACGCAGCAAGTAA
- the pta gene encoding phosphate acetyltransferase yields MNRVYLVATAASNMEAKVQELVDAVTKAGLIATVYKPLEVFNAADSVAEIKAGKSAVLMEKICADFLKQDFDDVDAVVVAGATGMNDVIAHKFNDDLASALDAKIFADGEDAELFCPKRLLRCEKCVAGDLAAPAAERRVSQAMFRASLLSKASKCVKRIVLPEGSEPRTVQAACLAVERNIAVPVLIGKKADIEATAKSVGVKLPANIEIIEPSAELAEKYVPTLVELRKAKGMTPESARAALKDNVMLATMMLKFGEVDGLVSGAIHSTADTLRPALQIIRTAPGVKSVSSVFFMCMKDKTYIYGDCAINLNPLAEELADIALQCDDTAKAFGLPSRVAMLSYSTINSGKGPDADLVVAATAAAKAARPEMLIDGPLQYDAATVPSVGALKAPNSPVAGKATVFVFPDLSAGNIGYKAVQRSAHGTIAIGPMLQGLAKPVNDLSRGALVEDIVYTIALTAVQAQA; encoded by the coding sequence ATGAATCGTGTTTACCTAGTTGCCACGGCTGCCTCCAACATGGAAGCCAAAGTCCAGGAACTTGTCGACGCCGTTACCAAGGCGGGCCTCATTGCTACAGTCTATAAGCCGCTCGAAGTTTTCAATGCTGCCGATAGCGTTGCTGAAATCAAGGCCGGCAAGTCTGCCGTGCTCATGGAAAAGATTTGCGCCGATTTCCTCAAGCAGGATTTTGACGATGTCGACGCTGTTGTCGTCGCTGGTGCAACGGGCATGAACGATGTCATTGCTCACAAGTTCAACGACGACCTCGCTTCCGCCCTCGATGCAAAGATTTTTGCCGATGGCGAAGATGCCGAACTCTTCTGCCCGAAGCGCTTGCTCCGCTGCGAAAAGTGCGTTGCTGGCGACCTCGCCGCTCCGGCAGCTGAACGTCGCGTAAGCCAGGCCATGTTCCGCGCAAGCCTCCTTTCCAAGGCATCCAAGTGCGTGAAGCGCATCGTGCTCCCGGAAGGTTCTGAACCGCGTACCGTGCAGGCAGCCTGCCTCGCTGTCGAACGCAACATCGCCGTGCCGGTCCTCATCGGCAAGAAGGCTGATATCGAAGCTACCGCAAAGTCTGTTGGCGTGAAGCTCCCGGCTAACATCGAAATTATCGAACCGAGCGCAGAACTTGCTGAAAAGTATGTGCCGACTCTCGTGGAACTCCGCAAGGCCAAGGGCATGACTCCGGAATCTGCACGCGCTGCTCTTAAAGACAACGTAATGCTTGCTACGATGATGCTCAAGTTCGGTGAAGTCGATGGCCTCGTTTCTGGCGCTATCCACTCCACGGCTGATACGCTCCGCCCGGCTCTCCAGATTATCCGTACCGCTCCGGGTGTCAAGTCTGTGAGCTCTGTGTTCTTCATGTGCATGAAGGACAAGACTTACATCTACGGTGACTGCGCTATCAACCTGAACCCGCTTGCCGAAGAACTCGCCGATATCGCTCTTCAGTGCGATGACACGGCAAAGGCTTTCGGCCTCCCGAGCCGCGTTGCTATGCTTTCTTACAGCACCATCAATTCGGGCAAGGGTCCGGATGCAGACCTCGTCGTGGCCGCTACTGCCGCTGCAAAGGCTGCCCGCCCGGAAATGCTCATCGATGGCCCGCTCCAGTACGATGCCGCAACAGTCCCGAGCGTTGGTGCCCTCAAGGCCCCGAACAGCCCGGTCGCTGGCAAGGCAACCGTGTTCGTGTTCCCGGACCTCTCTGCTGGTAACATCGGTTACAAGGCTGTGCAGCGCTCTGCTCACGGCACAATCGCTATCGGCCCGATGCTCCAGGGCTTGGCCAAGCCGGTGAACGACCTTTCCCGCGGCGCCCTCGTCGAAGACATCGTTTACACGATTGCTTTGACTGCTGTGCAAGCTCAGGCTTAA